The Methanohalophilus portucalensis genome window below encodes:
- a CDS encoding iron-sulfur cluster assembly scaffold protein: MKFPYSEKVLDHFKNPRNVGKIENPDGKGLEGSPACGDMVAVYLNVNPETLVIEDIRFESYGCASNIATASIITEMAKGKTLDEAKNISWKQATEELGGLPTVKAHCSVLAVEGLRAAIRDYEEKHGLVSEKETTTEEVVRRRLKHVMNPMAGLDIIRTELVTKIEINEGSVRILIDLPSDHQFASAIKEDILEKVKSLWDIEEVNVVFTE, from the coding sequence GTGAAATTCCCTTACAGTGAAAAAGTTCTTGATCACTTTAAAAACCCCCGAAATGTGGGTAAAATAGAAAATCCGGATGGCAAGGGGCTGGAAGGAAGTCCGGCATGTGGTGACATGGTGGCAGTATACCTGAATGTCAATCCCGAAACCCTGGTGATAGAGGATATAAGATTTGAATCCTATGGATGTGCATCCAATATCGCTACAGCTTCCATAATTACCGAAATGGCCAAGGGAAAGACCCTGGATGAGGCTAAAAATATCTCATGGAAGCAGGCCACCGAAGAACTAGGAGGGCTGCCCACCGTAAAAGCACACTGTTCAGTACTGGCTGTGGAAGGTTTGAGGGCAGCAATACGGGATTATGAAGAAAAGCATGGCCTTGTGAGCGAGAAAGAAACTACTACTGAAGAAGTCGTCAGAAGACGCCTGAAACATGTCATGAATCCCATGGCAGGGTTGGATATCATCAGGACAGAACTTGTGACAAAGATAGAGATCAATGAGGGTTCTGTGAGAATACTTATAGACCTTCCTTCAGATCACCAGTTCGCATCGGCTATTAAAGAGGATATTCTGGAGAAAGTAAAGTCACTCTGGGATATCGAAGAAGTGAATGTCGTTTTCACAGAATAA
- a CDS encoding flavodoxin family protein yields the protein MCASPRKAGNTDVLLDEVMEGAKSNGATAEIAHLRDYSIESCVGCERCRQDKTCTRFHDGMNLLYPKIEEAKGLVLGSPTYNYNVTSLMKTFIDRLYPYYNFTDDRPREYSSRLAGQGRRACVFTIGEQPIIEDIGFSLEAMSYPLEALGYTVDKAMPVLNQFDRGIIKKDEAALKNAFEMGEELAGKLK from the coding sequence ATCTGTGCAAGCCCCAGAAAGGCAGGCAATACTGACGTATTGCTGGATGAGGTAATGGAAGGAGCAAAAAGTAACGGTGCTACAGCCGAGATAGCACATCTGCGGGATTACAGTATCGAGTCCTGTGTGGGATGCGAAAGATGTCGCCAGGATAAGACCTGTACCCGCTTCCATGACGGGATGAATTTACTTTATCCGAAGATCGAAGAAGCAAAGGGTCTGGTTCTTGGCTCCCCTACCTACAATTACAACGTTACCTCCCTTATGAAAACCTTCATAGACCGCCTCTATCCTTACTACAATTTCACAGATGACAGGCCACGTGAGTATTCCAGCCGGCTGGCAGGACAGGGAAGACGTGCCTGCGTTTTCACCATTGGAGAGCAACCTATCATAGAAGATATCGGGTTCAGCCTGGAAGCCATGAGTTATCCCCTGGAAGCCCTGGGATACACAGTGGATAAGGCGATGCCTGTGCTTAACCAGTTTGACAGAGGAATTATCAAAAAGGATGAAGCAGCGCTTAAAAATGCTTTCGAAATGGGCGAGGAACTTGCAGGGAAATTAAAGTGA
- a CDS encoding arsenate reductase ArsC: protein MKESNENVKVLFICVHNSARSQIAEEYLKRLGEGKFEAESAGFEPEQINPLILEVMKEDGFDLTNKKTQDAWDLFRAGKFFHFVITVCNREHEERCPIYPKPFAKLYWPFPEPENFTGTHEEKLEQMRNLRDAIKKRVEQFVEETSGFSQGQK, encoded by the coding sequence ATGAAAGAAAGCAACGAAAATGTCAAAGTACTTTTCATTTGTGTACACAACAGTGCAAGAAGCCAGATAGCAGAAGAATACCTGAAAAGACTTGGAGAAGGCAAGTTCGAAGCTGAGAGTGCGGGTTTTGAGCCCGAACAGATTAATCCACTAATCCTTGAAGTAATGAAGGAGGATGGATTCGACCTTACAAATAAAAAGACCCAGGATGCATGGGATCTCTTCCGGGCGGGTAAATTTTTCCATTTTGTAATCACTGTTTGCAACAGAGAGCACGAGGAGAGATGTCCCATATATCCAAAACCCTTTGCAAAATTATACTGGCCATTCCCGGAACCTGAAAATTTCACAGGCACACATGAAGAAAAGCTGGAACAAATGAGAAATTTGAGAGATGCAATAAAAAAGAGAGTGGAACAATTCGTAGAAGAAACAAGTGGATTTTCACAAGGACAAAAATAA
- the lysA gene encoding diaminopimelate decarboxylase — protein MVSKEVPFTKEKVQEISEKYPTPFHLYDEKGILENVEKLKEAFGILEGFQEYYAVKALPNPYILKILKNQGFGADCSSLPELVLAEKAGIVGENIMFSSNDTPAEEFVKAKELGAIINLDDISHIDYLEKHAGLPEMICFRYNPGALKKGNKFIGNPEDAKYGFTREQLFEGYKKLADKGVKRFGIHTMVASNELDPTYFIETARILFEVIADISKELGIKFEFANLGGGIGIPYEPDQEPVPYDVIAKGVKEEYDKIISANGLDPLKIYLECGRVITGPYGYLISKVRHLKHTYKDFVGMDATMANLMRPGVYGAYHHITVPGKENQPHDHTYDVTGSLCENNDKFAIDRKLPEIEIGDILAMHDAGAHGHAMGFNYNGKLRSAEILLREDGSAVQIRRAETMEDYFATLDFEGLENFK, from the coding sequence ATGGTATCAAAAGAAGTACCTTTTACTAAAGAAAAAGTACAGGAGATCTCGGAAAAATATCCCACTCCTTTCCATCTCTATGATGAGAAAGGCATACTGGAAAATGTGGAAAAACTTAAAGAAGCCTTCGGGATTCTGGAAGGTTTTCAGGAATACTACGCTGTAAAAGCCCTCCCCAATCCTTATATACTCAAAATCCTGAAAAATCAGGGATTCGGTGCCGATTGCAGTTCCCTCCCCGAACTTGTACTTGCTGAAAAAGCGGGTATTGTTGGCGAAAATATTATGTTCAGCTCCAACGATACACCAGCAGAAGAGTTCGTCAAAGCAAAAGAACTGGGCGCTATAATCAATCTTGACGACATAAGCCATATCGATTACCTTGAAAAACATGCAGGCCTGCCTGAAATGATATGTTTCCGCTATAATCCCGGTGCATTAAAAAAAGGTAACAAGTTCATAGGCAATCCAGAAGATGCAAAATACGGTTTTACCCGGGAACAGCTCTTTGAAGGATATAAAAAACTGGCCGATAAAGGGGTCAAGAGATTCGGTATCCACACAATGGTAGCATCCAATGAACTGGACCCTACCTATTTCATAGAAACTGCCAGGATTCTCTTTGAAGTTATCGCCGATATTTCAAAGGAACTCGGTATCAAATTCGAATTCGCAAATCTGGGAGGCGGTATAGGAATACCCTACGAGCCAGACCAGGAGCCAGTCCCCTATGATGTTATAGCAAAGGGTGTTAAGGAAGAATATGATAAAATAATTTCCGCAAACGGCCTTGACCCCCTCAAGATCTACCTTGAATGCGGGAGAGTAATCACCGGACCCTATGGATACCTTATCAGTAAAGTACGCCATCTCAAGCATACCTACAAGGATTTTGTAGGAATGGATGCCACAATGGCAAACCTTATGAGGCCGGGCGTTTACGGCGCTTACCACCATATAACTGTACCTGGCAAGGAAAACCAGCCTCATGACCATACATATGATGTGACAGGCTCTCTTTGCGAAAACAATGACAAATTCGCCATAGACAGGAAACTGCCTGAAATCGAAATTGGTGACATCCTGGCAATGCATGATGCCGGAGCACACGGCCATGCAATGGGATTCAATTATAATGGAAAATTACGCTCTGCTGAAATTTTGCTCAGGGAAGATGGCAGTGCTGTACAAATCAGAAGAGCAGAAACCATGGAAGACTATTTTGCCACACTGGATTTTGAAGGTCTTGAGAATTTTAAATGA